Within Streptomyces sp. NBC_00704, the genomic segment GACACCCGGTAGGCCAGCGTCGAGCGGATCCACATCCCCGCGATCAGCCGGTACGCCCGCAGCCCCTCCGCGAGCCGGCCCGCGTCACCCACCCTGCACCACCACCCGCCGCGTCGCCGCCCGCTGCACCAGCCGGCCCACCGCCAGCAGCGCCACCGCCCACACCGCCTGGAAGGCGAACGCCGACCACGGATCGACCTCGCCCATCAGCACGTCCGCCGGCATCTGCAACAGCGCCGCCCACGGCAACGCCGCCACGACTTCCCCCCACGGCTGCGGGAACGCGTTCAACGGCAACGCCATCCCCGAGCAGAACATCCCCGTCACCACCAGCGTCTGCATCGCTCCCGTCCCGTCCAGCAGCCAGAACCCGCTCAACGCCACCAGGAACCGGATCCCGTAACTCACCACCATCGCCAGCCCCACCGCCGCCAGGAACGCCGCCCACACCGCCGGATCACGCGGCAACGCCGTCGGGAACACCAACGCGCCGAACACGAACGGCACGACGCCGCGCCCCACCAGCTGGAACACCGCCCGCCCCACGTCCACCGCCAGCCACCACGCCTGGAGATCCGCCGGCCGGTACAGATCGACCGCCACGTCCCCCGTGCGGATGCGCTCGATCAGGTCCGCCTCGAAGCCGCCGCCCTGGATCGCCAGCGTCGCGAACAGCGCCTGCCCCAGCCACACATAGGTCACCGCCTGTGACTGGTCGTAACCGCCCAGATGCGGCCGCGCGTCCCACAACGCCAGATACGTGTAGACGAGGATCAGGCCGAAAACCGTGTTGGTGAACACCCCCGCGGCCGTGGCCACCCGATAGGTCGCGTACCTTCGGAAACTCCCCACCGCGACGGCCGCGTACAACCGCGCCGATCCCAAGGCAACCCTCCTCCTCGCCCACGAGTCACCCCTGGTGCCCCCGTCGGCACCGAAGCGCAGGAGCCTAGTGCGCCGCCGCCGTCGCGCGCCACGCGATTTCCGGCACAAACACGCGCCGATTGTCGGGAACGGAACGCAGGGTGCGAGAGTCTTCAACAGGGGGCGCAGAAGGCGTACGAGGCTTACGAGGCGTACGGGAACGTACCCACGCGAAATCAGGAGTCCTGCAGCACATGAGTGACGATCCGCAGCCGCAGCAGCCGACCGAAGGCTGGGCACCAGGAAAGCCCGAGGCGGGTGACGGGGGAAGCGAGAACAAGGTGAAGCGACCCAAGCGCACCGGACTGCGCCGCCTCCTGCCCACCTGGCGCATGGTGCTGGGCACGTTCGTCCTCGGCGTCCTGCTGGTCGTCGGCCTGTTCTTCCTCGGCTACTCGATGGTCAAGATCCCGCCGGCCAACGCACTCGCCATGAAGCAGTCCAACGTCTACCTCTACGCCGACGGCACCGAGATCGCCCGCGACGGCACCGTCAACCGCGAGAACGTCGACCTCTCCCAGATCTCCAAGGACGCCCAGCACGCCGTCCTGGCCGCCGAGGACCGCGACTTCTACACCGAGTCCGCCATCGACCCCAAGGCGATGCTGCGGGCCGGCTGGAAC encodes:
- a CDS encoding ABC transporter permease, yielding MGSARLYAAVAVGSFRRYATYRVATAAGVFTNTVFGLILVYTYLALWDARPHLGGYDQSQAVTYVWLGQALFATLAIQGGGFEADLIERIRTGDVAVDLYRPADLQAWWLAVDVGRAVFQLVGRGVVPFVFGALVFPTALPRDPAVWAAFLAAVGLAMVVSYGIRFLVALSGFWLLDGTGAMQTLVVTGMFCSGMALPLNAFPQPWGEVVAALPWAALLQMPADVLMGEVDPWSAFAFQAVWAVALLAVGRLVQRAATRRVVVQGG